One Brassica napus cultivar Da-Ae chromosome C4, Da-Ae, whole genome shotgun sequence genomic region harbors:
- the LOC106416219 gene encoding homeobox-leucine zipper protein ATHB-7, translating into MTEGGEYYLARMSVDPFMAMKKSNHNKNNQRRFSDEQIKSLEMMFESETKLEPRKKVQLARELGLQPRQVAIWFQNKRARWKSKQLETEFNILRQNYNDLASQFESLKKEKQALVSELHRLNEEVQKTHEEERLCCGDQAAVVALSSTDHESENEENTRREQEEEVRPEMEVCEKGDDGVLCGHHNDDYDDGGYNNNIKREYFGGFEEEADHLMNIVEPADSCLTSSDDWGGFKSNANLLDQSSSNCPWWDFWS; encoded by the exons ATGACAGAAGGAGGGGAATATTATCTGGCGAGGATGTCAGTAGATCCTTTCATGGCCATGAAGAAGAGCAATCACAATAAGAACAATCAGAGAAGGTTTAGTGACGAGCAGATCAAATCACTTGAGATGATGTTCGAGTCTGAGACAAAGCTTGAGCCAAGGAAGAAGGTTCAGTTAGCCAGAGAGCTTGGCTTGCAGCCTAGGCAAGTGGCTATATGGTTTCAGAACAAGAGGGCTCGTTGGAAATCGAAGCAGCTCGAGACAGAGTTCAACATTCTCAGACAAAACTATAACGACTTGGCTTCTCAGTTTGAGTCACTCAAGAAAGAAAAGCAAGCTTTAGTCTCTGAG TTGCATAGACTAAACGAAGAGGTGCAGAAAACGCACGAGGAGGAAAGACTGTGTTGTGGTGATCAAGCAGCGGTGGTGGCTCTAAGCAGCACAGATCATGAATCAGAAAACGAAGAGAACACAAGGCGTGAACAGGAGGAGGAGGTTAGGCCAGAGATGGAAGTGTGTGAGAAGGGTGATGATGGGGTTCTGTGTGGTCATCATAatgatgattatgatgatgGTGGGTACAATAACAACATCAAGAGAGAGTACTTTGGTGGGTTTGAGGAAGAAGCAGATCACCTGATGAACATTGTGGAGCCAGCTGATAGTTGCTTAACATCATCTGATGACTGGGGAGGTTTCAAATCAAATGCTAATCTCTTGGACCAATCCAGCAGCAATTGCCCATGGTGGGATTTTTGGTCATGA
- the LOC125585276 gene encoding secreted RxLR effector protein 161-like encodes MHNPKVSHAVALKQVLRYVRGSYSLGLFYKRENKKGLVGYSDSSYNVDPNDGRSTTGFIFYFNECPVSWCSMKQEIVASSSCEAEFMAATEAAKQAIWLQELIGEIVDEPNKAMILIDNKSAIPLTKNPVFHGRSKHIHKRFHFIRECVEDGLVAMKHVAGKEQKADILTKRHLGDVSSRR; translated from the coding sequence ATGCATAATCCCAAGGTCTCACACGCAGTGGCGTTAAAGCAAGTACTTAGGTATGTTCGAGGGAGCTACTCTCTCGGCTTGTTTTATAAAAGAGAGAACAAGAAAGGGCTTGTAGGATATAGTGATAGCAGCTACAATGTTGATCCTAATGATGGAAGAAGCACAACCGgttttatcttctacttcaacGAGTGCCCTGTATCTTGGTGTTCGATGAAACAAGAAATTGTGGCTTCATCTTCGTGTGAGGCTGAGTTCATGGCAGCGACGGAGGCAGCTAAGCAAGCTATCTGGCTTCAAGAGCTTATAGGCGAGATTGTGGATGAGCCTAACAAAGCAATGATACTGATCGACAACAAGTCTGCTATTCCCTTGACTAAGAATCCGGTATTTCATGGTAGGAGCAAGCATATTCACAAACGGTTTCATTTTATTAGAGAGTGTGTAGAAGATGGGCTGGTAGCCATGAAACATGTAGCTGGTAAGGAGCAGAAGGCTGATATCTTGACTAAGAGGCACTTGGGAGATGTAAGTTCAAGGAGATGA
- the LOC125585277 gene encoding uncharacterized protein LOC125585277, whose translation MNSLSHLLNKAATENKLGFHSHCKKTKLTHLSFADDLLIFIDGSIESVQCVLQVLKDFEIRSGPAISMQKTSFFASGLTDDEINRIQVSTGMSCGSLPFRYLGVPLNSRKLSLSNCNVLLQQMKSKFSSWSIKTLSFSGRTGRFWTDNWSPYGCLETFLDAGTTRLGIPTSATIASLYRNGSWRIPSARSVFFTTINLTEDPDFYEWHINGKTSLKFKTSVNVQWASVAWPSRGIPRHSFHCWLVIKDRLPTRDRLLCLLCNTRTESRSQLFWDCNFSFDLWSIVSRRCGLHSQRSWEDSLQQMVSLSSTRSSRLLTIWAWQAAIYWLWNERNARLHANTFRAVDTLFMIIDRQLRNKIFSFRDS comes from the coding sequence ATGAATAGCCTTTCCCACTTGTTAAACAAAGCAGCTACGGAGAATAAACTTGGGTTCCATTCACATtgcaagaaaacaaaacttaccCATTTATCCTTTGCAGATGATCTCCTTATCTTCATAGATGGTTCCATTGAGTCTGTGCAATGCGTCTTGCAAGTGCTCAAGGACTTTGAAATCCGCTCGGGCCCGGCTATCAGCATGCAGAAGACAAGTTTCTTTGCCTCAGGACTCACAGATGATGAAATCAACCGGATTCAAGTATCTACTGGAATGTCATGTGGAAGTTTACCTTTTCGATACTTGGGGGTTCCTCTCAACTCCAGAAAGCTGTCCCTCTCCAACTGTAATGTTCTGCTGCAGCAAATGAAGTCCAAATTCTCCTCCTGGTCTATAAAAACGCTGTCATTCTCTGGTAGGACAGGGAGGTTTTGGACAGACAACTGGAGTCCCTATGGATGCCTTGAAACTTTCCTTGATGCTGGTACTACAAGACTAGGCATCCCGACAAGTGCGACTATCGCCTCTCTGTATCGTAATGGGTCATGGCGCATCCCTTCAGCAAGGTCGGTTTTTTTTACGACAATCAATCTCACTGAAGATCCAGACTTTTATGAGTGGCACATAAATGGGAAAACTAGTTTAAAATTCAAGACGTCGGTAAATGTTCAATGGGCGTCGGTTGCTTGGCCTTCAAGGGGGATTCCGAGACATAGTTTTCATTGCTGGCTTGTGATCAAAGATCGCCTCCCGACAAGAGATCGGCTCCTATGTCTTCTTTGCAACACAAGAACTGAATCACGCTCTCAGTTATTCTGGGACTGCAATTTCTCCTTCGATTTATGGTCTATTGTCTCACGAAGATGTGGGCTCCATTCGCAGCGATCTTGGGAGGATTCCCTGCAACAGatggtctctctctcctctACTCGATCTTCTCGTCTTCTCACTATCTGGGCTTGGCAAGCGGCCATTTACTGGCTTTGGAATGAAAGGAACGCTCGACTGCATGCAAACACCTTCAGAGCGGTTGATACTCTCTTCATGATCATTGATCGTCAGTTAAGGAATAAGATCTTCAGCTTCAGAGACTCTTAA